From a region of the Castanea sativa cultivar Marrone di Chiusa Pesio chromosome 10, ASM4071231v1 genome:
- the LOC142612623 gene encoding uncharacterized protein LOC142612623: protein MGCFACFDGGNKKQPRSEGFVGVNNNQQQRKEGFTGGGSNKKQQRKEAERLASEEARAKAAQAAQKRQEQFEKSAAGRAARAQMQGMAKQSANSNKGEPVLKWQMT, encoded by the exons ATGGGTTGCTTTGCTTGCTTCGATGGAGGCAATAAGAAGCAACCGAGAAGTGAAGGCTTCGTCGGAGTCAACAACAATCAACAAcagagaaaggaaggcttcacCGGAGGAGGCAGCAACAAGAAACAACAGAGAAAGGAAGCTGAAAGATTGGCCTCTGAAGAAGCTCGAGCTAAAGCCGCCCAAGCTGCCCAGAAAAG GCAAGAGCAATTTGAAAAGTCTGCAGCAGGAAGAGCTGCACGCGCACAGATGCAGGGAATGGCAAAGCAATCTGCAAATTCTAACAAAGGCGAACCAGTTCTAAAG TGGCAAATGACTTGA
- the LOC142611679 gene encoding rRNA 2'-O-methyltransferase fibrillarin 1-like, with the protein MRPPLSRGGGGFRGRSDGGRGVRGRGGGGGRGGRGGRGGGGGGRGRGGGGRGGGRGGRRAGVQGGNKAVILAHRHEGVFYMKVKGDDVLLTKNMVPGQSVYNEKRVNSQNEDGTKVEYRVWNPFRSKLSAAILGGVDDIGMKPSAKVLYLGAASGTSVSHVSDIVGPTGVVYAVEFSHRSGRDLVNMAKKRTNVIPIIEDARHPSKYRMLVGMVDVIFSDVAQPDQTRILALNASYFLKAGGWFVISIKANCIDSTVPAETVFAMEKDKLKENQLKPFESITLEPYERYHACFIGQYHAPKRSKTTS; encoded by the exons ATGAGGCCTCCTCTTAgtcgtggtggtggtggttttagGGGCCGGAGTGATGGAGGGAGAGGAGTAAGAGGtagaggtggaggtggaggtcgTGGAGGAAGAGGTGGccgaggtggtggtggtggaggaagAGGCCGTGGGGGTGGTGGAAGAGGAGGTGGAAGAGGCGGACGTAGAGCTGGAGTTCAAGGTGGAAATAAGGCTGTGATTTTGGCTCATAGACATGAAGGAGTTTTTTACATGAAGGTTAAAGGAGACGATGTTCTTCTTACTAAGAACATGGTTCCTGGTCAATCTGTCTACAACGAGAAAAGAGTTAATTCGcag AATGAAGATGGAACAAAAGTTGAATACAGGGTTTGGAACCCATTCCGTTCAAAGCTGTCTGCCGCCATTCTTGGTGGTGTTGATGACATAGGGATG AAACCCAGTGCTAAGGTTCTCTACCTTGGGGCTGCTTCTGGAACCAGTGTCTCTCATGTGTCTGACATTGTTGGCCCT ACTGGAGTGGTTTATGCAGTCGAGTTTTCTCATAGAAGTGGTAGAGATTTGGTTAACATGGCAAAGAAGCGCACAAATGTTATCCCAATCATTGAAGATGCTAGACATCCTTCTAAGTACCGAATGCTGGTTGGCATGGTGGATGTGATATTTTCTGATGTTGCTCAGCCCGATCAG ACAAGGATTTTAGCACTGAATGCTTCTTATTTCTTGAAAGCTGGAGGTTGGTTCGTTATTTCTATCAAG GCCAATTGCATAGATTCCACAGTACCTGCTGAGACCGTTTTTGCTATGGAAAAGGATAAGCTAAAGGAGAATCAGCTCAAGCCATTTGAGAGCATTACTCTTGAACCTTATGAGCGTTACCATGCTTGTTTTATTGGTCAATACCATGCCCCAAAAAGATCAAAAACTACTTCCTAA
- the LOC142612552 gene encoding uncharacterized protein LOC142612552, whose amino-acid sequence MSETESLDSFPPTKPLELEKGLTLVPRVKLNFTIYPNPATAAMAMSKPINEWKLKLALLDFFKSSLTVPITVPEDDLQIQRLGDLKKRKRDDPVAQGSLAIRDLGFLSKTRINNEEEEVEEEDVKVLEEKYLDWRKYLLEKMDGLDLNLEGVKYKLNVAVPASDDFEAMKKAWEDFYAFRNRGYSRGGKQEPDTIIMRGVPSRWFAEPLVSSKPSMLVTHSIFSRLGNIRDLNVSEDNDLGKEAEETKSIVSGLNCKIIVQFEKHSDFYNALKVLCGRSLQKQGARLKADYEVTWDKDIFFRNSRSNTQDRTSRMPEMAVGNYRSEAPRRQQQNTRFSPDDARRKRFKD is encoded by the exons ATGAGCGAAACAGAGTCCTTAGATTCTTTTCCTCCAACAAAACCCCTAGAATTAGAGAAGGGGCTCACTCTCGTGCCGCGCGTGAAGCTCAACTTCACAATCTACCCAAACCCAGCAACAGCCGCCATGGCAATGAGCAAGCCAATCAACGAGTGGAAGCTAAAGCTAGCTCTACTTGACTTCTTCAAGTCCTCTCTCACCGTCCCAATCACCGTTCCCGAAGACGACCTCCAGATCCAACGGCTCGGAGACCTCAAGAAGCGGAAGCGCGATGATCCAGTTGCTCAAGGTTCTCTCGCAATTCGAGACCTAGGGTTTCTCAGCAAGACCAGAATAaacaacgaagaagaagaagtagaagaagaagatgtaaaaGTTTTGGAGGAGAAGTACTTGGATTGGAGAAAATACTTGCTGGAAAAAATGGACGGCTTGGACTTGAACCTTGAAGGTGTTAAGTACAAGCTAAACGTCGCCGTTCCGGCTTCTGATGATTTCGAAGCTATGAAGAAAGCTTGGGAGGATTTTTACGCTTTTCGAAATCGCG GGTATTCAAGGGGTGGGAAGCAAGAGCCGGATACGATTATAATGAGAGGTGTTCCATCGCGGTGGTTTGCGGAGCCATTGGTTTCGTCGAAGCCTTCCATGTTGGTTACACATTCCATTTTTTCTAGACTTGGAAATATAAG GGATCTTAATGTTTCAGAGGACAATGATCTAGGTAAGGAAGCAGAGGAAACTAAAAGCATAGTTTCGGGTCTTAATTGTAAGATTATAGTTCAGTTCGAGAAGCACAGTGACTTCTATAATGCTCTGAAGGTGTTATGTGGCCGCTCCTTACAGAAG CAAGGAGCTCGCTTGAAGGCTGATTATGAGGTTACCTGGGACAAGGATATCTTTTTCCGAAATTCAAGAAGTAACACACAGGACAGGACTAGTAGAATGCCAGAAATGGCAGTAGGAAATTACAGAAGCGAAGCTCCTAGACGTCAACAACAAAATACTCGCTTCAGTCCTGATGATGCACGTCGAAAGAGATTTAAG GATTAG
- the LOC142613369 gene encoding DEAD-box ATP-dependent RNA helicase 21 yields MKRSLTEDVSAVNVTSSAVKPVFLTRAEREALALKRRQKEADEINKSRQSLLSSASNNHSHNHHHNSNDLNKPSDSDRHRDRDRDRDRDRDRDRDRDRDRDRRDRDRDRERDRERDRDRRDRDREREEDAKSRERARLEKLAEREREKELDSIKEQYLGSKKPKKRVIKPSEKFRFSFDWENTEDTSRDMNALYQNPHEAQLLFGRGFRAGVDRREQKKLAAKNEKEMREEIRRKDGVEERPEEAAAQKLKEQAAEKYDPYDMRVDRHWSEKKLEEMAERDWRIFREDFNISYKGSKIPRPMRAWEESKLSQELLKAVEQAGYKKPSPIQMAAIPLGLQQRDVIGIAETGSGKTAAFVLPMLTYITRLPPMSEENEAEGPYAVVMAPTRELAQQIEEETNKFAKHLGIKVVSIVGGQSIEEQGFRIRQGCEVVIATPGRLIDCLERRYAVLNQCNYVVLDEADRMIDMGFEPQVMGVLDAMPSSNLKPENEDEELDEKKIYRTTYMFSATMPPAVERLARKYLRNPVVVTIGTAGKTTDLISQHVMMVKESEKFSRLQRLLDELGDRTAIVFVNTKKNADNVAKNLDKAGYRVTTLHGGKSQEQREISLEGFRTKRYNVLVATDVAGRGIDIPDVAHVINFDMPGSIDMYTHRIGRTGRAGKTGVATTFLTLSDSDVFYDLKQMLIQSNSSVPNELARHEASKFKPGSVPDRPPRRNDTVFAH; encoded by the coding sequence ATGAAACGTAGTTTAACAGAAGACGTTTCCGCCGTCAACGTCACGAGCTCCGCCGTGAAACCCGTTTTTCTAACCAGAGCTGAACGGGAAGCCTTGGCTCTAAAACGCCGTCAAAAAGAAGCCGATGAAATCAACAAAAGCCGTCAAAGCCTCCTCTCCTCCGCTTCCAACAACCAcagccacaaccaccaccacaacagcAACGATCTCAACAAACCCTCCGATTCCGATCGCCACCGGGATCGGGATCGGGACCGCGACCGCGACCGTGACCGTGATCGTGACCGTGACCGTGACCGTGACAGGCGCGACCGTGACCGTGACCGTGAGAGAGACCGGGAGCGAGACCGAGATCGGCGCGATAGAGACCGTGAGCGCGAAGAGGATGCTAAGTCTCGCGAGCGTGCGCGGTTGGAGAAATTGGCGGAGCGAGAGCGTGAGAAAGAGCTGGACTCCATTAAAGAGCAGTACTTAGGGTCGAAGAAGCCTAAGAAGCGAGTTATCAAACCTAGCGAGAAATTCAGATTCTCGTTCGATTGGGAGAACACGGAGGACACTTCTCGTGACATGAATGCACTCTACCAAAACCCTCACGAGGCTCAGCTCTTGTTCGGACGAGGCTTCCGCGCCGGCGTCGATCGCCGCGAGCAGAAGAAGCTCGCCGCCAAGAACGAGAAGGAGATGCGCGAGGAGATTCGCCGGAAGGATGGGGTGGAGGAGAGGCCAGAGGAGGCTGCGGCTCAGAAACTCAAGGAACAAGCTGCCGAAAAGTACGACCCGTACGACATGAGAGTCGATCGACACTGGAGTGAGAAGAAGCTCGAGGAAATGGCGGAGAGAGATTGGAGGATTTTCAGAGAGGATTTCAATATCTCCTATAAGGGTTCGAAGATTCCTCGGCCTATGAGGGCTTGGGAGGAGAGCAAATTGAGTCAAGAGCTGTTGAAGGCGGTGGAGCAAGCCGGGTACAAGAAGCCTTCGCCTATTCAAATGGCGGCCATTCCACTCGGCCTGCAACAGCGCGACGTGATTGGGATTGCTGAAACTGGTTCTGGTAAGACTGCTGCTTTTGTTCTTCCTATGCTTACATACATTACTAGGCTACCTCCAATGAGTGAGGAGAATGAGGCCGAAGGGCCTTATGCGGTTGTAATGGCACCCACTCGTGAGCTTGCTCAACAGATTGAGGAAGAAACTAATAAGTTTGCTAAGCATTTGGGGATCAAAGTGGTCTCCATTGTTGGTGGGCAGTCCATTGAGGAACAAGGGTTTAGGATTAGGCAAGGGTGTGAGGTTGTCATTGCTACGCCGGGGCGTTTGATTGATTGTTTGGAGAGGCGTTACGCGGTTCTCAATCAGTGTAATTATGTTGTTCTTGATGAGGCTGATCGTATGATAGATATGGGATTTGAGCCACAGGTTATGGGTGTGTTGGATGCAATGCCTTCTAGCAATTTGAAACccgaaaatgaagatgaagagCTTGATGAGAAGAAGATTTATAGAACCACTTATATGTTTAGTGCCACCATGCCGCCTGCAGTGGAGCGCCTTGCTAGAAAGTATTTGAGGAATCCTGTTGTGGTAACTATAGGCACTGCTGGAAAGACCACTGATTTGATATCCCAACATGTGATGATGGTTAAGGAATCAGAGAAGTTTTCTAGGTTACAGAGATTGCTTGACGAACTTGGTGATAGGACTGCAATTGTGTTTGTTAACACTAAGAAGAATGCAGATAATGTTGCCAAGAACTTGGATAAGGCAGGCTATCGTGTTACAACTTTACATGGTGGAAAGTCGCAGGAGCAGAGGGAAATTAGTCTTGAGGGTTTTAGGACGAAGAGATACAATGTCCTTGTTGCCACCGATGTTGCGGGGCGTGGTATTGACATACCCGATGTCGCCCATGTCATAAATTTTGATATGCCTGGGAGTATTGACATGTACACGCATCGTATTGGACGAACAGGACGTGCAGGCAAGACGGGTGTGGCCACTACATTCTTGACTCTTTCAGACTCTGATGTCTTTTATGATCTCAAGCAGATGCTTATCCAGAGTAACAGTAGTGTTCCTAATGAACTTGCAAGACACGAGGCTTCCAAGTTCAAGCCAGGTTCAGTTCCTGATAGACCACCAAGACGCAATGACACTGTTTTTGCCCATTGA